The genomic stretch GCATGCTCGGGACCGGCCGTGCTCTCCAGGGGACCCGCCGCGTCGTCTCCGGGCTCGTCCAGCCGCAGCACGCGGACGCTCGGGGGAACGCGGCAGCGCTCGCCCAGGCCCGCGCGCGTCACCACCACGAGGGGCCGGGAGTCCTCCACCATCCACTCCAGCCGCTCGCGGGGCTGTACGGCATCCAGCGGCACGTACACGCCCCCCGCGAGTTGCACGCCCCAGAAGGCCACGCCCACGTCCACGCCCCGCTCCAGCAGCACGCCCACGCGCACCTCGGGGCCCACGCCCTCGCGCCGCAGCCGGTGGCCGAGCCGCCGGGCCCGCGCCTCCAGCTCGCGGTAGTCCAGCCGCTCGGCGCCGCACACCAGCGCCTCCTGGTGGGGCGACAACCTCACCCGCTCCCTCAACAACCCCGCGAGGTTGCCCTCGGCCACGTCCACCCGGGGCCCCTCGCTCCAGGAGCCCAACACCCGGGCGCGCTCCTCCGCGTCCAGCAGCTCCGCCGCCTCCACCGGGCGCTCGGGGGACTCCACCAGACTCGCGAGCAACGACACGAAGTGCCGGGCCATGCGCTCGGCCGTGGAGGGCTCGAAGAGGTCCGTGCAGTACTCCCACGAGCCGCCCAGCCCCTCCCCCGTCTCGGCCATCATCAAGGTGAGATCGAACGCCGAGCCGCGAGTCGAGACCGGCAGGGACTCGAGCGTCAGGGGCCCCAGGCGCATGCGCGCGCCGGCCTCGCCGAGCGCGAAGGCGGAGAGCGGCCCCGGGTCTCCGGGAAGGTGGCCGCGCTGGAGGACGAACATCGCCTGGAAGAGGGGCGAGCGCCCCGGCTCACGCGAGGGCTGGAGCTGCTCGACGAGCCGGGCGAAGGGCCACTCCTGGTGTTCGAGCGCCTCCAGCACCGTGGTGCGCACCTGGGAGATGAGCTGCGTGAAGGAGAGCCCCGGCGAGAGCGAGGCACGCAGGGCCACGGGGTTGACGAGGTAGCCCACGAGCCGGGCCAGCTCCGGGCGGGCGCGGCCGGCGGTGGGCGAGCCCACGAGGAGGTCCTCCTGGCCGGTGTAGCGGCGCAGGAAGGCGAAGAAGGCCGCGAGCAGCACCATGTACGGAGTGGCGCCGTGCTCCCGCGCGAGCGCCTTCACGTGCGCGGTGGTCTCCGGGCCGACGTGGAACGGGAGCGAGTCACCCCGGAAGGACTGGAGCCGGGGCCGGGGGTGCTCCAGGGGCAGCGCCAGGGCGGGCAGCTCTCCGCCGAGACGCGAGCCCCAGAAAGAGCGCAGGGCCTCGCCCCTGGGGCCTGCGAGCCGCGCCGCGAGGGCCTGGATCGCCGCGACGGGCTCGGGAGCACCCGCGGGCAAGGCGACGGAAGCGCCCCCCGTCTCCGCCGAGTAGAGCGCGCCCAGCTCCTCCACCATCACCGCGAGCGACCAGAAGTCGGTGACGAGGTGGTGCATCGCGAGCAGCAGCACGTGCGAGTCCGCGCTCCGGGTGAACAGCAGGACGCGCATCAACGGCCCCTGGGCGAGGTCGAACGGCTCGCGGGCCTCGACGTCGAGCCGGGCCTCCAGCGTGGCCTCGCTCCAAGCGGAGGCGTCCTCCACGTGGAGCACGGAGCCCGGCCACGCCACGAAGCGCTGCACGGGAGCGCCCTGCTCCTCGGGGAACACGGCGCGCAGCGAGGCATGCCGCGCCACGAGCGTCTGGAAGGCCCGCTCCAGCGCGGGGACATCGAGGGGGGAGGAAATCCGCACCGCGCGCACCACGTGGTACGCGGTGCTGTCGGGGGCCATGCGCTGGAGGAACCACAGGGCGCGCTGGCCGTCGGAGAGGGGCGCGGGCGCGGCCGGGTCCACGGGGGGGGCCGAGGCCTCGGCGACGGGAACGGCTCGCTCGGAGAGGCGCGCGGCCAGCTCCCGCGTGCTCGGGCCCTGGAGCAGGAAGGTGACGGGAAGCGCGACGCCCAGGGCGCTCTCCAGACCGTTCTGCACCTCCAGGGAGCGCAGCGAGTCGAGCCCGTACCGGGTGAGGGGCTCGTCGAGCGACAGCTCTCCCGGGGCGATGCCGAGCGCCCGGGACAAGCGCGCGGAAAGCCACGGCAGCAGGGCGTCGGGCGTCGAGCCCGGAGGAGGAACGGGAGCCTCCGCCTCCACCGGCGCCGTCTCCTGCCCACCGGGAGACGAGGTGTCCTCGCGCCAGGAGCCGACGACCTCCAGGGCACCTTCGAGGAAGGCGGCGCGGCTGGCGTGGCGCTGGACCTTGCCGCTCGACGTCTTCGGGAGACTTCCGGGCGCGAGGAGCACCACGGCATGGACGGCGAGCTCGTGCTGTTCGGCCACGGCCTGGCGGATGCGGGCGATGACCTCGCGCGAGCGCTCCGCGCCATCGCCGGAGCGGTTGGAGAACTCGTGGACGGCCACGGCCCGCTCCTCGCCGTCCGCGGTCACGGAGAACACCGCGCCGCAGCCGGGGCGCAGACCTGGATCACACCGCTCGACGGTGAGCTCGAGGTCCTGCGGATAGTGATTGCGGCCCCGGATGATGAGGAGATCCTTCTGGCGGCCGGTGACGAACAGCTCGCCCCCGTCGAGCACGCCGAGGTCTCCGGTGCGCAGATAGGGCCCCTCGCCCGAGCCCGCGAGCCGGGCGAGGAAGGTGCGCTCGGTCTCCTCGGGCCGCTCCCAGTAGCCCTGGGCCACGCTGGGGCCACGGACCCAGATTTCTCCGACACGGCCCGGAGCGCAGGGCGCGAGCGTCTGGGGATCGACGATGCGCACCTCCTGGTCGCCCAGGGACTGGCCGCAGCCGATCATCGCCACGCCCTCGGAGGAGGACACCCGGGCCTCACCGCGCAGCAGGGCCTCGCGCTCGAAGTGGCGGACCACGGGGGGCTCGGCGCGCCGTCCACCGCTGACGATCAACGTGCCCTCGGCGAGCCCGTAGCAGGGATAGAAGGCTTCACGCCGGAAGCCCGCGGGGGCGAACGCCTCGGCGAACCGATCGAGCGTCTCCTGACGGATGGGCTCGGCGCCGCAGAAGGCCACCGTCCAGCGGCTCAAATCCAGCGCGGCGCGCTCCTCGGGGGTGCTCTTCCGCACGCACAACTCATAGGCGAAGTTGGGGCCACCGCTGACGGTGCCACCGTGGCGGGAGATGGCCTCCAACCAGCGCAGGGGGCGCTGGAGGAAGAAGAGCGGCGACATCAGGACGGTGGGGATGTCGCGGTAGAGGGGCTGGAGGATGCCGCCGATGAGCCCCATGTCGTGGTACGGCGGCAGCCAGATGACGCCCACGGGATTTGGAGGCGCATCGAATCCGAGCGAGATGAGCCCCGAGTTGTGCAGCAGGTGGGCGTGGCTGAGCATCACGCCCTTGGGCGTGCCGGTGGAGCCGGAGGTGTATTGCAGGAAGGCGAGGTCCGAGGAAGACAGCCGGGGAGCGGACCAGGCGTCGGAGGTGCCGGGGGCAATGACATCCGTGGCGAGCCAGCGCAGCGCGCGCAGGTCCGGGGCGTCGCTGGTGAGGAATTCCACCATGTCCAGCAAGGGCGAGGTGGTGAGAGCGGCGGCGGGCCGGCAATCGGCCACGAGCGCCTGGAGCCGAGGCAGGGTGCGCCCCAGGCGGGTGGGGTCTGGCGGATAGGCGGGCACGGCGATGACGCCCGCGTAGAGACAACCAAGAAACCCCAGCACGTACTCCCGTCCCGGCGGATACAGGAGCAGCGCGCGGTCTCCCGGGGCCAGGTGGCGCTGGAGCATCGCGGCAACGGCGCGAGCGCCCTCATCCAATTCACTGTAAGTGATAGGAATTCCACCCTCCTCGTCCAGGAAGGTGAAGACACGCGCGTCAGGTTGAGCGCGAGCCCTTTCCCGGAGCACATCCACCCAGGAGGGCATTTCGGACACGGCGGTGGCGAACGCGGGGGCGTCGCGCGACGGTAGACGCATTCACTCCCTTGAACAGGATCAGGGATGAGGAAGCAAGTCGTGTCGATGTCTCGGACTGCATCCTGGCACGAAACCCATTTCCCGAGAGGATTTTCTCACTCCTCGGGACAAATGACCCTGTCAGGGAGGGTCGGTGCGCCCCATACCCGTGCGGGGGCCAGGCCCCATCACGAGGATGACAGGCATTGAGGCCCCCCGCCTCTTACCTACCGGATGGAAAGGACTCAACGAGACAGGAGCAGGAAGAGCACCGCGAGCGCAAGCAATACGCCCAGCACCACCAGCACCACCTTGAGCACCGACACCGGGGCCTCGCCGAGCACCACCGCCGGATCCTGACCGTGCACCACCACCCGGAACACCTTGTGGCGGTAGCGATAGGCGAGCACGTAGGCGGGCAGCGCATAGCGCCGCGTCTCCAGGTGGGAGAGCACCACCGCCACGTGTACGTTGCGGAAGCGATGGCCGGGGATGTGCTCGCGCTGGATCCGCTCGCGCGCCTCGGCCTCCACCGCCGCGAGGATCTGCCGCCTTGCCCCCGAGCGCGTCACGTCGAAGCGCTCCACCTGGGCCTCCTCGGGGCCACGGGGCGAGTCCTCCAGCCGCGCCAGGGAGTAGGCACCGGCGAGCCGGGCGCATTCCATCTCCGACAGGCCCCGGGAGGCGGACACGAGGATGTCCTGGAAGGACAGCTCCACCTGGCCCGCGTGGGGTGCCCAGTCCGAGCGGCGGCTCCCCGCGTCCGAGTCCGCGGCCCAGCTCACCCGGGCGCCCGCGCTGAAGCCCCACGCGGGCCACCACAGGGGTTGCAGGGATTGCACCGCCGCGAGCCGCGCCAGATCCGCGGGCCGGAAGAAGCGCTTCTGCGCCAGGAAGTGTCCGAGCGCCTCGCGCGCCGCCGCCACGTCCACGGAGAAGGGCAGGAAGGCCTCGGCCTGCTCCAGGGGGTCCGCCGTCATCTCCACGTGCATCACGGACGCGCAGAAGGCGCACCGTGGGGCCTTCACCTCCGCCGAGTACTCGAGCGAGGCCCCGCACGTGTCACACCGCACCACCTTCGCCCGCACGAGCGCCGTGTCGGCCACTGACGTCCGGGCTCCGGCCACCGCCAGTCCACACAAGGGGCAGCGCAGATCGCCCGCCTCCAGCGCGCCGCCACACCTCGTGCACGCCGTCATCGTCCACCTCCCCGCGACGAGAACCAGGCCAGGAGCAGCACCAGCGCCAGCACGGCGAGCACGGTGAGCAGCACCTTGGCCCACGACACGGGTGCCTGGCCGAACACCTCGCCAGACTGCCCGTTGACGACCACGCGCAGGGGGGGCGCGTCGGGGGCATAGCGCGCCGCGAGCACCCAGACGGGCACGAGGCACACGTCCAACGACTCCTCCTCCAGCCGCGTGTCGTGCCGCAGCTCGCGGTGCGAGTCGCCCGGCATGAAGGCCGACAGCCGGCGTCCGATCCGCTCACGCGACTCCTCGCGCGCCTGGCGCAGGGACTCCTCGCGTGACAGGGAGGGCTCCTCGGCGATCCAGCCCGCCACGAGCGCCGGCTCGTAGCGCGCCAGGGCCCGCAGATCGAAGGGTTCCAGCGCCTCCAGCTCCGCGTTGGGCAGCCCCCGGGAGGCCGTCACCAGGACGTCCAGCACGTACTCGGAGTGCTCGCCCTGGAGCGAGCGCCACTCGGTCTTCGTCACCGTGCGTGTCTTCGTCACGGTCTTGCCGTTCTCCGTGGTCGTGTACGTCTCGGTCTCCTGGTAGTTCTCGCCGATGGAGGCGCTGTAGCGCGACTCGGCGCGGGCGCTGTAGAGCCACGCGGGCGCGTACACCCCCCGGACGTCCTGGAGCGAGGCGCGCTTGAGCCCGCCATGCGTCCAGGGGTGGCGCGTGCGCAGCCAGTGCTTCACCCGCTCGGTGGCCACCTCCCGGGTCAACGCGAAGCCCAGCGCGAAGGAGGGCACGGGCCGCTCCTCGCTCGCCGGACGCTCCACCACGGAAGGGGCCGCGCAATACGGACACACCGTGCTGAACGACTCGGCGGCCACCACCAGCTCCGCTCCGCATGACTGACAGCGCAGGTTCATTCCAGAGGTCCTCTCCGGAGCGAGGATAGCGAAGTCATGGACGTGCCAGCGGGAACATGGGATGGAAGCGCGCCGAAAGGAGGGCCCACCATGGACGCGGAAGCACCTCGCGAGGTGAGGTTCTGGCCGTTCATGTTCGCGCTCTTCCTCGGCTCGTTCATCACGGTGCTGAGTTCCAGTTCGATCACGATCGCCATTCCCGAGATGCAGCGGCACTTCGGTGCCGAGCTCTCCCTGATGCAGTGGACGCTGACGGGATTCATGCTGGCCATGGGCACGGTCGCGCCGCTCACCGGCTATCTGGGGGAGCGGTTCAGCTTCAAGAGGCTGTACCTGGCCGCGCTGTGGGGCTTCCTGGCGGCGTCGCTCCTGTGCGGGTGGGCGTGGGACGCGGTGTCGCTCGTGGCGTTCCGGTGTCTGCAGGGGGTGTTCAGCGGGCTCGTCATGCCCGTGACGATGACGCTCATCTATCAGGTGCTCCCTCGGGAGAAGCAGGCGCTGGCGATCAGCCTCTGGAGCCTGTCGGCCATGCTCGCGCCCGCCTTCGGCCCGACACTGGCCGGCGCGTTGATCACCCTGAGTAGCTGGCGATGGTTGTTCTTCTTCAATGTGCCGTTGTGCCTGCTGGCGATCGTGTTGACCTGGCGGGAGGTGGCCTACTACCGGCTGCGCGCTCCTGGCCCCTTCGATCTGCCCGGGTTGCTCACCGTCGTCACCAGCAGCCTGGCGCTGCTGATGGCCTTCAGCCAGAGCGGGGCATGGGGCTGGGGCAACCCGAAGACCCTGGCCCTGTTCGTGCTGGGGGGCGTGTCGCTGCTCGTCTTCATCCTCCGGGAGCTGAAGGAGAGCGCGCCCCTGCTCAACCTCCGGGTGCTCACCAATCGGCGCTACCTGCTGACGCTGATCGTCTCCAGCATCATCACGATCAGCCTGTACGCGGGCGTGTTCCTCCTGCCGGTGTTCCTGCAGCGGATCCAAGGGCGGACGCCGCTCGACACGGGGTTGATCCTCCTGCCCGCGTCCCTGGCCATGGCGCTGGTGATGCCGCTCGTCGGACGCCTGTACGGCGTGCTCGGGCCGCGCGTGCTCATGGTGACGGGCATCTCGATGATCGGCGTGGGCACCTATGCCTTGAGCCACCTGGAGCCGGAGACCTCGCGCACCTACGTGTTGCTGTGGATGCTGGTGCGCAACGTGGGCATCTCGCTGTCCACCATGCCGGCGAGCAATGCGGGAATGGAGCAGATTTCCCCGGTGCTCAGTGGCCATGCGTCCTCCCTGAGCAACTGGCTGCGCAACGTGTTCGGCTCGTTCTCGATCGCCATCTTCACCTCGCTGCTGTCCACGTTCGGCAGGCTCGAAGGGGCGCGGCTGGTGGAGCGGGGAGTCATGGAGCAACCCCAGCGCATGGAAGCGCTCGCGTTCGTGGCGAGCGTCAATGACGTGCACCTGGTGGCCACGATCGTGGTCCTGGCCGCGCTGCCGCTCAGCCTGATGGTGCCTAGACTCTCCCGTACATGACGGCCTCCAACGCCTCGAGTTCCGACACCCGGCTGAAGCGCGGCATCACGGGCGCGCTGCTGTACCTGTTCATCCTCGGGGACGTGCTGGGCGCGGGCGTCTACGCGCTCATCGGCAAGCTGGCGCAGGGGGTGGGCGGCATGGTGTGGCTGCCGCTGCTGGTGGCGCTGGGGATGGCGATGCTCACCGCGGCCTCGTACGCGGAGCTCGTCACCCGCTACCCGAAGGCCGGGGGCTCGGCGGTCTTCGCGGAGCGGGCCTTTGGCCACCCCGTGATCTCCTTCCTGGTCGGGTTCTGCATGTTGGCGGCCGGGGTGACGAGCGCCGCGGGCCTGTCGCTGGCGTTCGCCGGGGACTACCTGGGGGCGTTCATCGACGTGCCGCGCCTGCCCATGGCGCTCGTCTTCCTCACGCTGGTGGCGGCCCTGAACGCGCGCGGCATCAAGGAGTCCCTGGGCGCCAACGTCGTCATGACGGTGACGGAGATTTCGGGCCTGCTGCTCGTCGTCCTGCTCGGGGCGTGGGTGCTCGGACGCGGGGAAGGAGACCCGGGGCGGGTGTGGGCGCTGCCGGAGGGAGCCTCGGCGGGCGGCGCGGTGCTGGGAGCGGCGCTGATCGCGTTCTATTCCTTCGTGGGCTTCGAGACCTCGGCGAACCTGGCCGAGGAGGTGCGCGAGGTGCGGCGCGTCTATCCCCGGGCCCTGTTCGGCGCGCTGCTCACGGCGGGGGCGGTCTACGTGCTCGTCGCGCTGGCGGCGGTGGTGGCGGTGGAGCCGGAGCGGTTGGCGGCGTCCAGTGGGCCACTGCTGGAGGTCGTCGAGGTGGCGGGCGGAGTGCCGCCGCGGCTGTTCGCGGGGGTGGCGCTCATCGCGGTGGCGAACGGTGGGCTGCTGACGATGATCATGGCGAGCCGGCTGACGTATGGGATGGCGGAGCAGGGGCTGTTGCCCGCGGTGCTCGGCCGGGTGCTGCCGGGCCGGCGCACCCCCTGGGTGGCGATCCTCGCCACCACGCTGATGGCGATGGCGTTGACGGCGACGGGGGAACTGGCGGACCTGGCGGAGACGGTGGTGCTGCTGTTGCTGTTCGTCTTCATCAGCACGAACGTGGCGGTGCTCGTGCTGCGCCGGAAGGAGCCGGCCGGAAGCGGGCACTTCCGCGCCTGGACGGTGGTGCCGGTGCTCGCCATCGTCTGCTGTGGGGTACTGCTGACGCGGCAGGCAGCGGCCACGTGGCTCCGAGCGGGGGGACTGCTGCTGCTCGGAGGGGTGCTGTACCTGCTCACCCGCGGGCGTCGCGCGAGGTGACGGAGGCGGCCCGTGGGCACGGCGGCCCACGGGCGACGCTCCGCGAGGGAGTGGCTACAGCGGGCACTGATTGTTGGTCGCCGGGCTGATGATGATGGGGTTGCCGAGGAAGCAGCGCTTCACGGACCTCAGTTGGATGTGACCCGCTGCACCACCACCACCTCCTCCGCCTCCCTTGTCCCCGCCGTTTGACGGATCGCCATTGCCGCCAGCAGCAGGCGACCCCTGGGAGGCTCCCTTGCCTCCATCCCCACCCGAATTGGAGCTACCATTTCCGCCATTGGCCTGGTTGCTGGACGACGTGGAACCATCGTCACCCGCATTGCCATCGAGCCGGGTGCTGGCATTGCGATAGGCACCGCCCTCACCACCGCCTCCGCCATTCGCGGTCACTTGGGAAAAAGCGTTCAGATTCAACTGATGGGCCTCGAGCAGGACCTGCCCTCCACTTCCGCCTCCCCCTCCGCCGCCCGCCGCACCACCGGCGGTGGTCTGCCCGCCTCGCCCGCCGCCTCCGCTGGCGGAGACCTGTTTGGCGACCGTGAGGGTGCCCGCCACGGAAATCTGCACCGCGCCTCCGCCCGCGCCGCCCGCGCCGCCAACGCTGTCCCCGCCGCCGCCTCCACCCGGGCAACCTCCCACCAGGGGAACGAAGGCACTACCCCCCAAGCTCCCGCCATCGCCACGCGTCGAACCGGAGACGGATCCATTCCCTCCCGCGGCACCGGCGGTCTTCCCTCCAGCGCCTCCGCCACCTGAGCCCACCGAGTCACTGGTCACGCCGCCCCTGCCACGCCGTACCTCGCAGGCCTGCGCCAGGCTGCCACCCGCGCCGGGCGCCGTGCCCTGAGCATTGGCGAGGATGTTGTGGTTCAGCGTGGCGTCTCCGTAGACAGCGAGGATGACGGGGCGAGTGCCCACGAGCCGGAGCTCTCCGTTCAAATTCAAGTTCGACATGGCGAGCAGCACCATGCCCGAGCCTTGAGACAACACGCTGGGAGTGGGCGGATTGCTGACGCAGGTCGAGGGAGTCCAGCTCAAGTCCTCGGAGTTGAAGGTCACGGGACACGAGATGTTCAAGGGAATGATGCTCGCCGCGGGGACGGTATCCGGATCGAAGTTGCTCGGCACATAGGGGAAGCGGCTGCACTCGCCGTCGGTGGCACGGCACACTCCATTCCCGGCTCCCCCCTTGAGCGTGCACGCGGCGTTCACCTTGTCGGGGTCCGGCTCATAGGTGCAATTGTTGGCCGCCGCACACCCTCCGGTCACGCGGACACAGATGCTGGGGGGTGTGCACGGGGTCTGGGTGCCCTGGCAGACCCCCGCTCCGTTACACACATCACCCGTGGTGCAGACCTGGCTGTCGTCGCAGCTCACGGAGGCCTGCTTGGGGGCGTAGTCGCATTGGCCGGTGGCGTCATTGCACACCCCCTCCTCGAGACAGGTATTCGTCGGTGCGGCGCACTGCTTGCGAGTGACGACGCACTGGCCCGTCTCCTGGGAGCACGTGGCGCTCAAGGAGCACGCCCCGGCGGGCTTCTCGCACTGCACCGCCTGGCCCTTGCACTGCGCCGACACTCCCGAGCCCTCACACCGGTCGTCCGTGGTGCAGGCATTGCCATCATCGCACGCCGACTGCTGGCACCTGGAGTCCTGGCAGCCCTTGAAGCCGTTGCAGTCGTAGTCCACCGCGACGCTGCACCGCTCGGCGGCGCCGGGATACACCTCGGCGCTCCCATCGTCGCAATCCTGCCCCATCACTCCCTCTTCCCGGCCAGCGAAGGAGTCTCCATCGTCGTCCTTCGCCCGCAGCGTCACCTCATGGGAGGCGAAGTCCCCCGGTGGCACCGGGATGGGCTCCGAGGAAAGCTGCTCCACCAGGGTGCCGGAGCACTCCCCGTCCGTGGAGCCCTCGAAGGAAGACACCTCCAGCGTCAGTTCCCGTCCCCACTCGGCCTTGCGGAACACCGCGACGCGGATCTTCCTCGCCTCCGGATCCTTGAAGTCGCTCTGGAGGATTTGAGTCCGGCCCTCCTGTCCCTGGGCGTCCCTGGCCACCACACGCAGACACGCTGGCCGGTAGGAGCCGTAATTCACCGTGACCCGCACGGCCCCTTCGGGAGGAGCCTTCTCGCGGCACGCAACGAACGTCAAGAGCAGTCCCAATATCCAGAGTCGACGCATGCCGTGAGATTACAGGGACTGGGCGCACGTGGTCAGGAGGAGATGAGCCGGATGAGGGAAACGCGGCAGCGGGCATTCGACTCACGGTGGGGGGGCCTGTTGCACGCGGCGAAGGCGGTACGGGCCCTGGAGGCGTGTCGCCCTCGGCGCTCAGCCAGACGATGCGCCACCTGGAGGAGCGACTCGGGGTGCGGCTGCTACACCGGACCACGCGCAGTGTCGCCCTGACGGAGGCGGGAGCGCGGCTGCTCGAGCGGTTCGTGCCCGCTCGGCCACCGTGTACTTCCTCCAGCCCCTGTTCGTGCGCTTCCGCGCGGGCTTGCCCTTCCCGGCGGGGTGAGCCTCCAGGCCCCCCCGCGAGGAAATACTTCGAAATCGAACTCCGCCCTGGAGCGGTAAATACGCGGCCACCTCCCGCGGTCCATCCGTGCACAACGGGACGCGAGCAGCCCCCTCGAACAGTTCGAGCCGCGCTCCGCGCACCGAAGCGTTGGATTGAAGGAGCACCGCCATGAAGCGCATGTTCACGTGGATGTCCGTTGCCTTCGCTCTGTACTCGAGCACCCCGGCCCTGGCCTCGTCGTGGCACGCGAGCGCTCCCAACGGCAATCCCGGCACCGTGCACGGCCGGAGTGGCCCGGAGCGTGAGTCATCCCGCGAACGCGCCGAGCGGGAGCGCCAGGAGCGCGAGCGCCGTGAGCGGGAAGCCCGGGAGCGCCGCG from Cystobacter ferrugineus encodes the following:
- a CDS encoding non-ribosomal peptide synthetase — protein: MRLPSRDAPAFATAVSEMPSWVDVLRERARAQPDARVFTFLDEEGGIPITYSELDEGARAVAAMLQRHLAPGDRALLLYPPGREYVLGFLGCLYAGVIAVPAYPPDPTRLGRTLPRLQALVADCRPAAALTTSPLLDMVEFLTSDAPDLRALRWLATDVIAPGTSDAWSAPRLSSSDLAFLQYTSGSTGTPKGVMLSHAHLLHNSGLISLGFDAPPNPVGVIWLPPYHDMGLIGGILQPLYRDIPTVLMSPLFFLQRPLRWLEAISRHGGTVSGGPNFAYELCVRKSTPEERAALDLSRWTVAFCGAEPIRQETLDRFAEAFAPAGFRREAFYPCYGLAEGTLIVSGGRRAEPPVVRHFEREALLRGEARVSSSEGVAMIGCGQSLGDQEVRIVDPQTLAPCAPGRVGEIWVRGPSVAQGYWERPEETERTFLARLAGSGEGPYLRTGDLGVLDGGELFVTGRQKDLLIIRGRNHYPQDLELTVERCDPGLRPGCGAVFSVTADGEERAVAVHEFSNRSGDGAERSREVIARIRQAVAEQHELAVHAVVLLAPGSLPKTSSGKVQRHASRAAFLEGALEVVGSWREDTSSPGGQETAPVEAEAPVPPPGSTPDALLPWLSARLSRALGIAPGELSLDEPLTRYGLDSLRSLEVQNGLESALGVALPVTFLLQGPSTRELAARLSERAVPVAEASAPPVDPAAPAPLSDGQRALWFLQRMAPDSTAYHVVRAVRISSPLDVPALERAFQTLVARHASLRAVFPEEQGAPVQRFVAWPGSVLHVEDASAWSEATLEARLDVEAREPFDLAQGPLMRVLLFTRSADSHVLLLAMHHLVTDFWSLAVMVEELGALYSAETGGASVALPAGAPEPVAAIQALAARLAGPRGEALRSFWGSRLGGELPALALPLEHPRPRLQSFRGDSLPFHVGPETTAHVKALAREHGATPYMVLLAAFFAFLRRYTGQEDLLVGSPTAGRARPELARLVGYLVNPVALRASLSPGLSFTQLISQVRTTVLEALEHQEWPFARLVEQLQPSREPGRSPLFQAMFVLQRGHLPGDPGPLSAFALGEAGARMRLGPLTLESLPVSTRGSAFDLTLMMAETGEGLGGSWEYCTDLFEPSTAERMARHFVSLLASLVESPERPVEAAELLDAEERARVLGSWSEGPRVDVAEGNLAGLLRERVRLSPHQEALVCGAERLDYRELEARARRLGHRLRREGVGPEVRVGVLLERGVDVGVAFWGVQLAGGVYVPLDAVQPRERLEWMVEDSRPLVVVTRAGLGERCRVPPSVRVLRLDEPGDDAAGPLESTAGPEHAAYVIYTSGSTGRPKGVELTHRGALHLSHTQWRVFGLAEGSRVLQFAPLGFDASISEFLMTVAAGAALVFPAAGELLVGEGLKRTLVEGRVDTATLPPSVLALLPLEGLETLRTVISAGEACPAELVARWAPGRRFLNAYGPTEVTVCASWAECRADEARPPPIGGPLGNTQVYVLDAALRPVPPGVAGELYVGGPGVARGYLGRPELTAERFVPHPFAREPGARLYRTGDVVRWRVDGTLEYLGRADAQVKLRGMRVEPGEIEAALVEVLGARQALVRPWKGADGETRLVAYLVPGASPLPEGREVRERLRSRLPEHMLPAAFVPLEALPLTPHGKVDTRALPPPQPPGRSASFVAPRTPLEVSIARAWSQALGHDGVGLYEHFFDDLGGSSLTVVRARALLREELKQDVPITHFFEHPTVHALARRLGPSSPPPSDSTPHQDRAEARRQALQRRNPRGNRGND
- a CDS encoding MDR family MFS transporter gives rise to the protein MDAEAPREVRFWPFMFALFLGSFITVLSSSSITIAIPEMQRHFGAELSLMQWTLTGFMLAMGTVAPLTGYLGERFSFKRLYLAALWGFLAASLLCGWAWDAVSLVAFRCLQGVFSGLVMPVTMTLIYQVLPREKQALAISLWSLSAMLAPAFGPTLAGALITLSSWRWLFFFNVPLCLLAIVLTWREVAYYRLRAPGPFDLPGLLTVVTSSLALLMAFSQSGAWGWGNPKTLALFVLGGVSLLVFILRELKESAPLLNLRVLTNRRYLLTLIVSSIITISLYAGVFLLPVFLQRIQGRTPLDTGLILLPASLAMALVMPLVGRLYGVLGPRVLMVTGISMIGVGTYALSHLEPETSRTYVLLWMLVRNVGISLSTMPASNAGMEQISPVLSGHASSLSNWLRNVFGSFSIAIFTSLLSTFGRLEGARLVERGVMEQPQRMEALAFVASVNDVHLVATIVVLAALPLSLMVPRLSRT
- a CDS encoding APC family permease; the encoded protein is MTASNASSSDTRLKRGITGALLYLFILGDVLGAGVYALIGKLAQGVGGMVWLPLLVALGMAMLTAASYAELVTRYPKAGGSAVFAERAFGHPVISFLVGFCMLAAGVTSAAGLSLAFAGDYLGAFIDVPRLPMALVFLTLVAALNARGIKESLGANVVMTVTEISGLLLVVLLGAWVLGRGEGDPGRVWALPEGASAGGAVLGAALIAFYSFVGFETSANLAEEVREVRRVYPRALFGALLTAGAVYVLVALAAVVAVEPERLAASSGPLLEVVEVAGGVPPRLFAGVALIAVANGGLLTMIMASRLTYGMAEQGLLPAVLGRVLPGRRTPWVAILATTLMAMALTATGELADLAETVVLLLLFVFISTNVAVLVLRRKEPAGSGHFRAWTVVPVLAIVCCGVLLTRQAAATWLRAGGLLLLGGVLYLLTRGRRAR
- a CDS encoding putative metal-binding motif-containing protein, producing the protein MRRLWILGLLLTFVACREKAPPEGAVRVTVNYGSYRPACLRVVARDAQGQEGRTQILQSDFKDPEARKIRVAVFRKAEWGRELTLEVSSFEGSTDGECSGTLVEQLSSEPIPVPPGDFASHEVTLRAKDDDGDSFAGREEGVMGQDCDDGSAEVYPGAAERCSVAVDYDCNGFKGCQDSRCQQSACDDGNACTTDDRCEGSGVSAQCKGQAVQCEKPAGACSLSATCSQETGQCVVTRKQCAAPTNTCLEEGVCNDATGQCDYAPKQASVSCDDSQVCTTGDVCNGAGVCQGTQTPCTPPSICVRVTGGCAAANNCTYEPDPDKVNAACTLKGGAGNGVCRATDGECSRFPYVPSNFDPDTVPAASIIPLNISCPVTFNSEDLSWTPSTCVSNPPTPSVLSQGSGMVLLAMSNLNLNGELRLVGTRPVILAVYGDATLNHNILANAQGTAPGAGGSLAQACEVRRGRGGVTSDSVGSGGGGAGGKTAGAAGGNGSVSGSTRGDGGSLGGSAFVPLVGGCPGGGGGGDSVGGAGGAGGGAVQISVAGTLTVAKQVSASGGGGRGGQTTAGGAAGGGGGGGSGGQVLLEAHQLNLNAFSQVTANGGGGGEGGAYRNASTRLDGNAGDDGSTSSSNQANGGNGSSNSGGDGGKGASQGSPAAGGNGDPSNGGDKGGGGGGGGAAGHIQLRSVKRCFLGNPIIISPATNNQCPL